The Passer domesticus isolate bPasDom1 chromosome 28, bPasDom1.hap1, whole genome shotgun sequence nucleotide sequence AAGCATCCGAGCTAAGCCCTAGCAGGAGAAGGCTGAAAGCTCCCGGAGAACAAAGCTCACAAAGTGGTGGTAAGCTGGTAAAACCTGTGGGAATGTGGGAGCCCTCGGGGGCAGTGGGGTCCCGCATGGGGAGCGGGGTCCTGCGAGACCCCAGAGCCCCTCGGCGTGGAAATCCTGGCCCCAGGTTATTTTTGGAACAATTGCTTGGCCGGGCTACAAAAATGTCCTGGTTTTTGGAAGAGACTGGAGCCTGTGAGCCGCCAGCACAGGCCCGGCTCTGCGGGgtgtccagggctgggtggggagcacCAGGAGCCCCTCCAGCGGGATCAGGAGGTGCACCTGGAGCCCCACACTGGGACTGGGGTGGCTGCTGCATTCATGGAGGCAGCAgacttttcttttctccttgccAATCCCAAATTTGCCGTCCACCTTGCAGGGAAGCTTTCCCAGGAAGGCAGCCCGATCTGCAGGCTCTTGGTGCCTCCCTAGGTGGACGTGCAGGTCgtgcctggtgtcccctcctctccctgagccCCTTCCTTTGCACCCCGGGCTGTGCCACCCCTCTTTTATCAACGGCCGGCCCATATGAAAGGGACAGAGAGGGCAAGGATTGATTCTGGGCAAACACTATAAAGGCACCTACAGTTAGAGCGGGGAAGCAGCCGGTTCATGGTAATTATCCTGGTTAAATTATAACCTGATGAACAGGCCACCTCTGTCCCCGGGGCTGCCGCGTTCCTCCGAGCGCTGGCATTGCCGTGTGGGTGACACCGAGGGGACCCACGCGTGGCCAGGGCTGCAGCGTGACTCCTGGCCCCccgcagagctgagctggggctggcccagctggcatttggcacagccctgcctgcttcccGACCATCCTGCTCTTCCCAGGGCCCCCGAGGTGCTGCGGagctggagagcccccaggagccgtGTCCTGGCAGCCCCCCACGGTGAGCGAGGGGCTTGGGGTGGCTcaggggggaggagggagggcatTGCATggaaaaattatggaaaaataCTGAATTCTCCTCAGGATCTGGGTGCTCGCAGCGCTGTTCCCGCTTTCCCTGGGGATAAATCCCTCGGTGGGGCGGAGGAGCCGCGGTTGGAGCGCCGGGAATGCCAAAGCCAACAGCAGTGTGGTTTCTCTCGCAGCATCCCAGAGGCACCATGATCCCCAGCGTGGGCCCCCGGAGccgctgcctgctcctgctgctctgcctcctcccctgGCCGCAGGTCCGGgcgggcagggacagccccggcgTGTCCGCAGCCTCCTTCCTGCAGGATCTGCTCCAGCGCTACGGGGAGAGCCAGACCCTGAGCCTGAAGCAGCTCAAGGCCCTGCTGAACCGCCTGGATGTGGGAGTGGGACACGCCAATGCCTCCCAAACACCTCAGCAGCGCCTGAACCTCTCCCGTGTAAggaggggaccccaaaacctccctgtGGGCCCCCAAAACTTCCCTGCGGAGTCCTGAGATCTCCCTGCGGAGCTGTGGGGATCTCAAGGCACGTTTctgtcccttccctcccccagtGCTTCAGCTCCGTGGAGCTTTTTGCCATCCACAACCTGAGCGAGGGCTCCCCTGTGGGGCACAGCGAGTTCAAGGAGTTCTGCCCcaccatcctgcagcagctggagtcGGGGGCGTGCGCCTCCGAAAACCTGGAAAATGAGGAGAATGAGCAGACAGAGGAGGGCAggcccagctcagctgaaggtaattggggtgctgggggggaGCTACAGGCACTGTCTGGTTCTGGACATGAGGAACAGCCAGTTCCCACTCCTGGGAGTTccctgcctccagcagctggcAGTCCTGACCGAGTTTTCCTCTCTGTGGATGGTGCCGTGGTTTGGTTTTGCCGGGATAACCTCTGTGCCTCCAGGATAGCTGGATGAGGAGGggactctgctgagggttcccCTGGGTGGGAGGGGGTGACCTGGAGGGACCTGCTGGCCTCCAGCCACCAGCAGATGCTCAGCCAGCTCCCGCCCATGCCGGTCCCGACGATGCCCAAGGTCTTGgatcagctgccctgagcacagCTTGGCCTCTCCCACGCTGGGGCTGGCTCGGGAAAACCTTTCCCAAGGAACCCCGTGGCTTCGTTCCCACCTTCCCTGCACCAAGCACGATGGTTTTGTCGCAGCTGGAGCAtctggagcacagggagcagccccggAGCCTTTCCCAGCCGCCCGGGTCCGGGCTCTCCGAGAGCCTCGGTAATGTCTGGCCCTCGTTTCTTCTCGTTCCGCAGTGTGGGGCTTTGGTTTTCTCAGTGTGTCCATGATTAACGTGGCCTCCCTGCTCGGAGTCCTCATCGTGCCGTGCTCCCAGAAGGCCTTTTTCAGCCGGGTGCTGCTGTTTTTCATCGCGCTCTCCATCGGCACGCTGCTCTCTAACGCGCTCTTCCAGCTCATCCCAGAGGTGCGGTAGAACGTCCCTGCCTCTCTCCCGTCTCCAGGGCAGCTCCGTGGGCGCCCTCTCTGCCTCCACCCCGCCGAATCGATCCGACCCCTCGTCACCCGAGGCTCAGGGCTTGGCTcaaggggctctgcagggctttgCTCACCCCTCTGAGCACCAGGAAACCCTCAGTGTCCTCCATCCCTGCCACCTCTGGGGAGTGGGAATGTGCTGGGAGAAGCTGTTTGCTCCTGCTCCGGGTGTCCAGGAGTTTATCCCTTGGAGGGATGTGCTCAGCCATGCTTGTGGTAGCAGTACTGGCATGagccagagggaaaaaaatgtgaaatatcCACGTAAATATCATCAGATATCCATATAAAAGCATGGAGAACAGCCTAGAGAAGCACTGGCTTCCTCTGGAATCGGCCAACTTTTACAAATcctttcactgctttttttccccccttaccTGATTTCCCAGCCTGATGTTCCCACAAGGGTTCTGGCTTCCCTGAGGTTTCCTGGTGCTCTGATGGGACCGACAGAAATATCGCAAATTAATTGTGTTGTAATTGCGCAGTTCTGGAGCTGAATAAATCCATCCGGATTGGAAACCTTTGGAACGTGGTCCAGGTGCCTCTTCAGAGGATGAGCTGGATTTGGCACATCCAACCTTAAAATTCCAGTGGGTTTTTCCCCCTGGCGTTGCCTGTTTGCTGCCGGGCAGCGAACGCCTCATCCGTGCTGGCAGTGGGATGTTTTTCCAAGCTTTTCAGCTCCAGAACCGCAACTTTTATTTGCTGGACATAGAAACCAAGCGCCTCTAATTCCTGATCTGGCAGGAATTGAAATGCCAGAGGTACACTCCAGCCCCCCCGGCACCCGGGGCGCCCCGGCAGGGAccggctgcaggacagggctggagcgTACGAGGTGCTCGGGGGACCCGGGCGCTCCGTGGCTTGGGAACggcccagggagcagagctgggggctgccTGGGACATGGCCTGGCTGCCAACACTCAGCTGAGATTCCCAGAGCCGCCGAGCGCCGGGTTCGCCCTTCGGAGGTGGCGCCAGATGAACAACAATCACTAATGAATGTcctcttctctccctccctcctctctctGTGCTGTCGGTGTGGATTCCTCCCCTGCCCATCCCCACGCTGATCTCGTCCCCTCCCGTCTCCCGTCTCCCGGGGTGGGTTTGGCTCTGCCAGTCTGGGGTTACGGTTTCCTCTGCGTCTCCGTCATCTCCCTGTGCTCGCTGGTGGGAGCCAGCGTGGTGCCCTTCATGAAGAAGACCTTTTACAAGCGGCTGCTCCTCTACTTCATAGCTCTGGCGATTGGAACTCTCTACTCCAACGCCCTCTTCCAGCTCATTCCCGAGGTAGGGAGAGGACGGGCGGGTCTgtgcttttctctctctctctggggcTGTTTCTCTGTCTCGCTggctggagaaggggaaggCGGCGTCCGAGGGGAGCCCCGAGCGAGGTATGGAGGGCTGGAAGCCCCTCGGAGCTGCAGTTTGGAAGGGAATGGCTCCAGGGAGATCCCCGGTCTGCTTCAAGCAGAGAATCGTTGTTTTATTGCCTTTTCTGGCTTTTTCTGGCCCTGGAGGTAGGTCCCTGAGCAGGTTTGGCacccctgccccagggcaggtgctgGATCAATGGCTCCTTGGAGTAGGAAGTGAGGGAGATTAAAGGTGTTTCCTCAGCTTGTCCCcaaagcagctgctcctcagagaGAGCTCAGAGCTGTGTCACCCCTCCAGTGTCACCCCAGGGGCAAAGGCAGATGAAGGACACTGCCAGGGCCTGCTCCTCATCCTCTCCCGGGtcccctcctgcctgcaggCGTTTGGATTCAACCCTCAGGAAGATTATTACGTTTCCAAATCCGCTGTGGTGTTCGGGGGCTTCTACCTCTTCTTCTTCACGGAGAAGATCCTGAAGATGGTCCTGAAGCAGAAGGACCAGGTGAGGTGGAGCAGGGGATGGTGGGGTGGGAAACAGCAGGAATTTCGGGATGGAGGGGTGGGGAACAGCAGGAATTTCAGGATGGAGGGGTGGGAAACagcaggaattttgggatgggaaaCAGCAGGAGTATTGGGATTGTGAGGTGGGAAAGAGCAGGGATATTGGGATGATGGGGTGGAAAACAGGAATTTCAGGATGGAGGGGTGGGAAACAGGAATATTGGGATAGTGGGGTCGGAAACAGCAGGGATATTGGGGTGGCACAGTGGGAAAGAGCAGGAATTTCAGGGTAGTGGAGCAGGAAAGAGCAGGAATATTGGGATGGCAGGGCAGGAAAGAGCAGGAATATTGGGATGGCAGGGCAGGAAAGAGCAGGAATACTGGGATGGCGGGGTGGGAAACAGCGGGAATATTAGGGTGGCAGGATGGGAAACAACAGGAATATCAGGATGGCAGGGCAGGAAAGAGCAGGAATATCGGGATGGCAGGGCAGGAAAGAGCAGGAATATCAGGGTGACTgacagccctgaatcccctggTCCTGCAGCACCACCATGGGCACAGCCACTACGGCCCCGAGGCTCTGCCCTCCAAGAAGGACCGGGAGGAGGGGGTCACGGAGAAGCTGCAGAACGGGGACCTGGACCACATGATCCCACACATCACCAGTGACCTGGAGTGCAAGCCCCCCTCGGGGGATGAGAAGGCCGTGGTGGGCTCCCTCTCTGTCCAGGTGAGCACCTCATCCCGTGGCATTGTGGCAAAATCCCACCTGTCAGTTAAAACCAGTTCTGCAGCCCAAATGCTCTCTGTGTGGTGGGACCAAACAGTGTGGGTGTAATGATTCGTGGGGTGGTTTTCCCATCTGGAGGAGGGACCAGTGACCCCATTTGGGTGCTGATGCCCATTTTGGGGCGCTGGCAGGACCTGCAGGCCTCCCAGAGCGCGTGCTACTGGCTGAAGGAGGTGAGGTACTCGGACATTGGGACGCTGGCCTGGATGATCACACTCAGTGATGGCCTCCACAACTTCATCGACGGCCTGGCCATCGGCGCCTCCTTCACCGTGTCTGTTTTCCAAGGGATCAGCACCTCCGTGGCCATCCTCTGTGAGGAGTTCCCACACGAGCTGGGTAGGTCACTCCTtggggctgcccctgctcctgcttgcTGTGGAGTCTGTCCTTTGTCCATCCAGAAAGGCAGATTTGGGGTGGAATAAAGAGTGATGCTGCTGAGAGGGGGGAGAGGGAGGGCTGTAAACTGCTCTGAGTAATCGCCGCTCTAAAAATAACGAGGTAATATGATGTCTGAGATTTAAATTTAGATGGAGGCatctgaagacaaaaaaaaccctcaacacCTCCTTGGTTTGGGAGGGGGGAGGCGGGTTTGGGTGGGAATGTCTGAATTTGGAGTGGTCAGTGGAGGGGAGGTGGGTTTGGGTGCGAGTCTGTGGGTTTAGGGACAGTGCTGTGGTCAGTGAGTGGGAGGCAAGTTTGGGTGTGAATGTCCAAATTTAGGGGCAGTTGAGGTGGGGGGTGGCTTTGGGTATGAATGTCTGAATTTAGGAGCAGTGGAGAGATCAGTGCAGGAGAGGCAGGTTTGGGTGTGATGTCTGAATTTAGGGGCAGTGTGATGGTCAGTGCCCATTGCCAGCAGCCATAGGGAGCCCACACTTGAGCTGGCACATGCTGTGATGTTTGGGGTGCTCTGTGCACTCCAGGGGTTGGACTCTGATCCTTTGTGTCCATTCCAACTCGGGATATTCCGGGTTTCTGAGTTCAAGTGGGtgctgtcccagtgctgctgtcagcccttccctcctcatcctcccatCTTCTTCTGCCTCAGGGGACTTTGTGATCCTGCTCAATGCTGGGATGACCATTCGCCAGGCGCTCTTCTTCAACTtcatctctgcctgctgctgctacGTGGGCCTGGCCTTCGGCATCGTGGCCGGCAGCCACTTCTCTGCCAACTGGATCTTTGCTCTGGCTGGAGGGATGTTCCTGTACATAGCACTGGCTGACATGGTAAATCCTGAGCCCCAAATCCTGATGAGCCCTGGGATTTTTTCCTAGGAAAAGCTCTGCTTTCCCTCAGGCTGCAGGCACGGCGGGGTTTGCTCTGTCCCCTTGGCACATGGAGATATCTCTGCTTTGCTTTGCCCAGCTGAAATCCCCGGGATGGGAGGCTGGTGGGTGTTGGCTGAGGAAGGATGGGGCTGTCACTGAGCCCTGCCATCCCAATGTTTCCCCCTGCAGTTCCCTGAGATGAACGAGGTGAGCCGGGAGGATGAGCAGAACGGCAGCGCCCTGATCACCTTCGCCATCCAGAACGCGGGGCTGCTCACGGGCTTCACCATCATGGTGCTGCTCACCATGTACTCGGGGCAGATCCAGATAGGGTAGGAGCAGCCCGAGCTGCAGCCCTGATCcaatttttccatgtttttttttctgggggggaagggttttttctttttttttttttttctttccttttcctgctgcaaaCATACGACGGTACCTGTGCGGGCACTGACGTCACACTACAGGAGAGACATTGCTTTGAAAGCTAttccatggatttttttctggtttaagGCTGAGGGGAGTGGCATTCCCCTTCCCATAGGACTGACCTGACTTTATCCAGTGTCATATCCCTTCTCTCCTCGCCTGTCCCAGGAAGGATGGAATGGGgagacaggagctgctcctctcgCTGTGCTTGGAGCGTTCCCATGGCACGTGAGGCTGTCCTGACCCCTCTGGGGGTGTgctggggacagacagggacagacccTTCTCAGAGTGTTCCCCACAGCCAGCCCTCAGAGCTGTGCTCTCCGAGGATGAGGAGGTTCATGGTGTCACCATCATCCCACTGCTTTTGCTCCGTTTCAGCCCGGACAATGCCCTGGCAAGAGCAGGGTGAAGAGGGCAGGGGTTTTAAAGCACATTTTGGGTGTcagtgctcagagcagagcacacCAAACTGGGTTGGAGTGACACTTGGCTGCTGGGAGAGGCCTGCCAGGGTGCCCTGACCCTCCCTTC carries:
- the SLC39A14 gene encoding metal cation symporter ZIP14 isoform X1, which gives rise to MAAGISGKRSPARWEGSARPRELRAAVVASLPGTALPGSRPSAWQRLVPVPRPDKVGQALAPGSRSASRCKDALGGPPRCCGAGEPPGAVSWQPPTHPRGTMIPSVGPRSRCLLLLLCLLPWPQVRAGRDSPGVSAASFLQDLLQRYGESQTLSLKQLKALLNRLDVGVGHANASQTPQQRLNLSRCFSSVELFAIHNLSEGSPVGHSEFKEFCPTILQQLESGACASENLENEENEQTEEGRPSSAEVWGYGFLCVSVISLCSLVGASVVPFMKKTFYKRLLLYFIALAIGTLYSNALFQLIPEAFGFNPQEDYYVSKSAVVFGGFYLFFFTEKILKMVLKQKDQHHHGHSHYGPEALPSKKDREEGVTEKLQNGDLDHMIPHITSDLECKPPSGDEKAVVGSLSVQDLQASQSACYWLKEVRYSDIGTLAWMITLSDGLHNFIDGLAIGASFTVSVFQGISTSVAILCEEFPHELGDFVILLNAGMTIRQALFFNFISACCCYVGLAFGIVAGSHFSANWIFALAGGMFLYIALADMFPEMNEVSREDEQNGSALITFAIQNAGLLTGFTIMVLLTMYSGQIQIG
- the SLC39A14 gene encoding metal cation symporter ZIP14 isoform X2; the protein is MIPSVGPRSRCLLLLLCLLPWPQVRAGRDSPGVSAASFLQDLLQRYGESQTLSLKQLKALLNRLDVGVGHANASQTPQQRLNLSRCFSSVELFAIHNLSEGSPVGHSEFKEFCPTILQQLESGACASENLENEENEQTEEGRPSSAEVWGYGFLCVSVISLCSLVGASVVPFMKKTFYKRLLLYFIALAIGTLYSNALFQLIPEAFGFNPQEDYYVSKSAVVFGGFYLFFFTEKILKMVLKQKDQHHHGHSHYGPEALPSKKDREEGVTEKLQNGDLDHMIPHITSDLECKPPSGDEKAVVGSLSVQDLQASQSACYWLKEVRYSDIGTLAWMITLSDGLHNFIDGLAIGASFTVSVFQGISTSVAILCEEFPHELGDFVILLNAGMTIRQALFFNFISACCCYVGLAFGIVAGSHFSANWIFALAGGMFLYIALADMFPEMNEVSREDEQNGSALITFAIQNAGLLTGFTIMVLLTMYSGQIQIG